The sequence GTATCGAGGACGAAGAGCCCCTCGTTGTTGCTGCCGTCGACGCCACCACCGAAGGCCACGCTGCCGTCGAAAAAGATGTTGCCAGCGGCGTCGAACTCCGGTTCACCGAGATTGTTAAACGTGTTGCCGCCGAACTCGGGCGGGGCGGCGGTCACGTCTTCGATGATGACCGTTTCAAACACGCCGGACGGATCGACGGTGTGCAAACTCTGCTGCCCGACGCCGGATGGCGGGCTGTTGACGAAGCCCTCGAAGACGATCAGGCCGTTGTCCGCGATGTCGGATTCTTCGAAACTGGCGAAGAGGCCGCCGCTCGGCGGCGACTGGTTGCGCTGGGCCGCGAGTTCCAGAACGCCCGATGGGGTCGTGCGGTAGAGAAAATCGTTGTTGAACGAGTTGAAAGTCGTTGCGCTGAACGACACTTGGCCGGCGTTGTTGAACGAGACGTCGCGCAGACCCTGGAAGGATTCCACCACGCCCGGCGAGAGCTCCGGGACGCCCGGGGCGGTCTGGCGAAAGAAGGCAACTGTCGTGAGAATGCCCAGTGCGTCGGCCGTGAGGACCGCCGAGCTGGAACCGAACGCCACTTCGCCGTCAGCGTTGATGATGACCGACCCATCGACGTCGCCGAAGGTCAGGCTCGTGCCGGGGATCGCGTCGCCGCTTCGGATCAGCAACTGCGTGCCGCCGGGCGAGACGGTGTAGACGCCAAAGTTGCTGGTCGGGTTGGTCCCGCCGGCGAGCAGGGCCTCGAAGGCCACGGCACCCGATGCGTTGACCGTGGGGCTTGTAAACGATCCAACGTAGGTCGCCCCGCCAGTCCCCGGGGCGACCTCGCCTTCGAGGGCGATCGTGTCGAAGATGACTTGGGCATGGGCCGCCGGGGCGGCGAGAAGGGTCAGTGCGAACAGGCTTTTCAGGGGGTGGTTCACTCTCGTTGCCTCACGTTTCACAAGGTGCATTCTCAGTCACGACGCCGAACGCAACGCGATGGCAGCGCTGGTCCAACAGCAGCGCGCCCCGCGGAGCAGCATCCATCGGATCCGACGTCGCCTTGCCACGGCGGTCGCCTCTCAGGAGCCTGTCACCCGCAAGCGTGCGGCGGGCGGAGCGTACTTGCTCAATGCGGCGTTTGCACGCAAAAAAGGGCAATGCGGTGGCCGCGACGTCTGCTTGATCGGCGTAAGCGTTGCGATTGTGTCCCGCGACCCGTGGTCCCGTGCAGCAAGCCACTCGCCGACACCTCGGCCTCACCCGTTCACACGGTCACGACTGCCACGGCCTCCGCCGTCCCCCAAACCGGAATCGCCCGGTCCACCTGGACCATCAATTCGTTCGAGAACGGTGTTCCCAGCTCCACCCCCGCCGCTGCTCGGCCGGTGAGCAGGACGAGGACGTTGGTGGTCAAGCGAGCGGTGAAGGCGTCCGGACGTGCGGATTATCCCGAAACGGCTGGCGATCCCGTTCCTCTCCTCGCGACCCCGTTTCTCGACCCGACCCCGTTCTTCGGGACGATGATCCTCGGGCGTCATCAAGTGTCGAGACCGAGCCCTCCTGCCGCTTTTTGCTAGCCGACACTACTGATGTCAATCACACTCTACAAACATCGCAGCATCTGCTTTCCCCGCTGCCGAAAGACGGTCCAAGCATCTCTCAGTCGAGCTAGCGTCCGGCCAGATAACGACGGAGTAGCTTCCGTCTGGACCAAGTGGCAAAATTATACAGGAGTTTTCCACTAGGTGCCTGGAGGATTCCACAATCCATTCATCAAAGTCATCATCTGATCGCGAGACAAAGTTCTGGATGATTAAATCAGGGGGAATCGCGAGCTCACCTGCAACGAGAAAGCCATCGTTGTCAGTGTAATCTAATGTTGCATCGATGCAGTAGTCCTCTAGTAGGCTTACACCGTCAATTTTCGAATGGGCCGATCGCAGGCCGATGTAACGAAGATTCGATGGTGATGAACAGGCGTGATAAAGAAAATCAAATCGCGTCTCAAAAATTAGACTAGGCGGAAGCACATAATTCGGCGTCATTGTGCCGAAGAATGAATCACGCAGTGAAATAGGAAACACGGTTTTCATCAAAGTTGCTTTGAGCTCTTATATAGCTCCTGGCGACCCCTTGCAAGTAGAATTGTGGCCGTTATGTTCCGAATGCAGAAGAGGGGGGGGCGGTTGACAGAAAAAGGTCGGGGCAGAACTGGTCGAGAGCCGTTGTTACGCGCTTGTGATTGATCGTGGCTGTTGCTTCCGGCCAATGGTGTGTTTGGAGAGAGTATTGTCGCGCCGTGTGTCTTGTCGGGCAGGGCGTCGTCTCGGTTGGCCCTTTGGCTGTTCGTGAAGGTTGCGTTGGACGGTCGCGGTCGCCTTTTGGTTGTTGTGCTTGCGACCTGCGGGTCGTCGCTGGCGTGCGACTCACCGTCGGTCAGTTGGGGCGTCCGGACTGCGAGCCGCAGGCCCGCAGCTACCGCTGATGAGATCGGAGGGTCGAGGTGGTGGGAGCGTCGCGCGCCGGGCGCGTGTTAACTGTCCACAACGTGGCACGGGGCGGTTCATCCCAAGTCGATCCGCGCGAGGAGGCGGGCGGAACGGCGAGTGCGTGGTCGGTCGGCGCTGCGCGGTGGCGGCCGGGGGGACAGAAAGTCGGAGGGCGGCGGCACAGGCCGGCGATGGGTTTGGCGGATGCTGGCGAGTGTGGTCGCCGTTGGGACGCCGGCGGGTCAGAGTTGAGTCGGCGGCGGTGTTGGTGGCGCAATAGCGGGGTCCGGGCCGGTACCTCGCGGTGTCCAAATCGACGTCCGGCGCAACGCGTGGTGCGCGCTCCACGTGGGCCATTCGCCGGGTCAGGCGTCGAGGGTGATTTTCGCCAGCGACAGGGCGACGCTCTCGCAACGCTCGAACAGGCGGTCGAGGCGGCTGAGCTCGAAGGTCTTCCAGAGCTCGTCGGCCACGGAGGCGATGATGACGCGGCAGTCGGTTTCCTGGAGCAGCTTGCGGAGCCCGACGAGCTGGGCCAGGTTGCTGGAATTGAGGAACGTCACGCCCTCCATGTCGAGGACGGCGTGGCGTGGGTCCTCCTCCAGGGCGTGCGTGAGCGTGTCGAGCTCGTCGCTGAAGGCCGGGTCGTCCGCAAGGTGGGCGACGCAGACGGTTTCACTCCAATCGACCGGCATGGCCGCAGGGTAGCGATCGGGGCGGCATGCACCAAGATGCGAAGATCCCGCAACTGAAACGCCTGCCGCGCGGGTCTCGTAGCCTCCGGGCGTGCCGATCCAGACGATCGATCTCGATGCCCCGGGCGGTGCCGAAGCGGCCCGTCAGGTCGTGCAACGCCTCCGCCTCGACCCGCGGTCGCTGTTCCAGGACGACGAGAAAACCTCGGCCGTCCAGGGAATCCTGGAAGATGTGGCCGAGCGGGGCGATGCGGCGGTGGTCGATGCGATCCGGAAGTTCGACGATGCACAGTTCGAGGCGGAGAACCTGGTCGCCACGCCACAGGAGCTGGCTGCCGCGGCCGATCGGGTAAACGGCACGCTGATCGGGCACCTGGAGCAGGCGATCGAGCAGGTCCGGCTCTACCAGCAGCACGTGATGCCGGCGAGCGCGGTGCCGGAGCTGGAGCGTGGCGGGCTGCGGCTCGGGATGCGGTACATGCCAATCGATTCGGCCGGGTGTTACGTGCCTGGCGGGAAGGCGAGCTATCCGTCGAGCCTGATCCACCTCGTCGTTCCGGCCCAGGTGGCGGGCGTGGGGCAGATCGTCGTCACGACGCCGGCGAGCCGGTTCGGGCAGAGCGACCTGGTGCTGGCGGCGGCGCACCTGCTGGGTGGCCCGACGCTGGTGCGGTGCGGCGGACCGGCAGCGGTGGCGGCGTTGGCGTTCGGGACGGAGCGCGTGCCGCGCGTCGACAAGATCGTCGGTCCCGGCAACAGCTACGTGCAGATCGCCAAGCGACTGGTCTCGGGTGGCGTGGGGGTCGATGGGTTCCTCGGGCCGAGCGAGGTGCTGGTCTTTGCCGACGATTCGGCGGATGCGGCATTCGTGGCGTCGGACCTGCTGGCCCAGGCGGAGCATGATCCGGGCAGCTGCTTCCTGCTGACGAGCGACAAATCGCTGCCGCAGCGGGTCGAGGCGGAGCTGGATCGTCAGTTGAATGAGCTGTCGCGACGATCGGCGGCGGAGAAGGCGCTCGTCGAGGAGTCGGCGATCATCGTCGCGTCGGACGAGTCGGCCCTGTTCGAGCTCGCGTCAGAGCTGGCCCCGGAGCACCTGAGCGTCCAGACGCGCGATCCGCGACAGACGCTCGCGAGCCTGCCTCACGCGGGATGTGCGTTTCTGGGTCCGTGGAGCCCGGTGGCCGTGGGCGATTACGTGGCGGGCCCGAGTCACTGCCTGCCGACGAACACGACGGCCCGGTTCGGCGGCGGGATCAGCGTGTTCGAGTTCCTCAAACGCGGCGGCATCGTCCAGTACGACGAGGCCAGCCTCCGACACGACGCGTCGGCAGCGGCGGAACTGGCGGACGCGGAAGGGCTCGACGGCCACGCCAAGAGCGTCCGCCTACGGCTTACGCGGCCGTAAACAAAGGTCAGGCGAGCTCGCGGAGGGCGGCGAGCGACATGGGTCGGCTCCGGCGGCCGGTGTCGTCCATGAGGATGGCCGAGCCGTTGGGCAGGTCCAGCACCTGGCTGAGGCGGTGGGCCCGATCGAGCAAGATGGGCACGCGGATCAGCTCCGCGGGGCGGTCTTCTGTCAGGAGGACGATCTTTTTTACGCCCAGGCGATCGGCGAGCGGGCCGGCTTGATCAGGCAGCGGGCCATGGACGACGAGAACGGGGCCGTCGTTGAGGGCCTCTTCAAGCGTGATGCGCGAGCCGTCATCAACGACGAGGGAGACGGCATCGAGATCGGGCTCGGTGGAAAGCGCGACGCTGTTGGTGGTCGCGAACGCGACGACGGACCCGACGATCGTGCAGACGGCGAGAACGCCGCCGACAATGGCGAGTCGTGAGGCAGCAGGCTTTGGCGTTGGAGGCAAGCCCTCCGCAGCCGGCCCTTTCAGGTCTCCGGTGCGTGCATTCATCCCGCCGGGACTATGACGCATCTGCCTGATGCGTTCAACGCTTTTTTCAGTCCGATTTTGCGTTGCGGCGAACGGTCGCGACAGGCACGCCCGATAACCGATTGCTCGGCAAAGGCCCGATGTAACGCGTTGGCAGCGTCCAATGGGGCTTCGTGGTCGGCATCCCCTGCAAAGGGTGTTTAAACAGCCTTGACGATCGAGGCGTGAAACGGTTACGCTAGCGACGTCAGGGCCCGACCGGGTCCGTTGCCAGCCACCTCGTAGCTTGCTTTGCCTATGCGTTCGGCAGCGTTGTCGCCGACTTGGTTCCGTGTGGTTCGCCGCGAGCAGTCGGCGGATCGTGATGCCGGTGTCTCCCGTGCGGAGGCTCCTCGTCAGCAGCCGCTGCTCCCTCGCGTTGCAGACGACGTGCCCGGTGCCGTCGAGGCCTGCGTTGACCGGTACGGCGGGGCGATCTGGAATCTGGTTCGACGGGCCTGCACGAACCACGCCGAGGCTGAGGACGCGTGCCAGGACATTTTCGTCGACCTGTGGCGTCACGCGGCTCGTTTTGATGCGTCGCTGGCCAGCGAGTGGACGTTTGTGATGACGGTCGCCCGTCGTCGCCTGATCGACCGGTTCCGCAGGCAATCGCGTCGGATCCGCCCCGGTGCTGCCGGTGAGCAAGTTCTGGCCGGGATCGACGCCGAAGACGTCGGCCCGGACGAGTCCGCCATCGTGAGCGAAGACGCGAAGCTTGCCCGGGCGGCCATGGTCGACCTGAGCGATTCTCAGCGTCGCGTCATCGACATGAGCATCTTCGGCGGCATGAGCTACCCCGAAATCGCCGACGAGCTCGGGCTCCCCCTCGGGACCGTCAAGACGCACGCCCGTCGCGGCCTGCTCAAGCTCCGGTCGCTGCTGTCGAACGAGAATTAGTTGTTCTGCTGAGACCGGCGGTCACTTCAGCTTGCTGAGGTGCCTTGTTGGCATGAACCAACAACTCAGCTTGAGCCGCCCGCGTGAGCGGGCGCTTGTGTTTCCGGACCACACCCGTCGCCGCGGATGGCTCACTCGGAGGTGAGGTCGGACCGCACCTGTGCGAGTGGACGCGCCGCGATCCGATTTTCCCCCGAAACCGGTACAGGGGACGGGCGAACCAACTCCCGACACCGAAACCGAGGCTGGCTCGTATTTCGTTGTCGAAGATCAAGCTGCGTCGCAACTCCCCGGCGGATCGAGGGTAGTTCAGTTGGCGGCGAGCTGAGGTGGTGTGCAGGTCTGTGCGTCAGATGAGACTCGACTCGGTCAAGGTCGCTCAGCAGCCGTGGCAACAGCCGCGGGAAAACGACGTGCCCACCACCACCGACGACGAGCCATCGCGACGGGAGTCGAGCCACTCGGCCCGACCTGACGTCGGGAAATCAGACATTCCACTTCCTTTCGATGCCGACGCGTTGGTCGTCGCCCTCGACCGCCTCGAAGAGTTGTCCGCAGACGTGGTGCTGCAGGGTGGCGAGGTGCTGACGGAGGCCGAGACGGCGGAGCTTCGGACGTTGCGTCGCCTGCTGCCCGCCGAGGCCGACAGGCTGAGCCACGACCTCGCAGCCGCCTGTGGCGCAGTGGCCGGCGTCGGGCCTGGTCCGGACTCTCGGCTGATCGAGCTTGACCCCAAGACGGATCCCGGCGCGGTTGCTCTTCCTGAAGAGGTCCGTGCCCGAACGGTCGGCCGACTCAACGGCTTGGCTCGCAAGGTCCGGCAGGAAAAGGTCGCACGCGATCAGCGGTGGATGTCGAAGCTCGGCCTGACCGGCTGGCTCGTCGCCGCTGTTGCGGTGTTCGGGGCCGGCTACCTCGCTCTGGAGCTTCGATGGCTCTCCGACCGCACCATCGGCATCGGTCCGCTCATGGCGATGATGTCGCCGGTCGAGCATGCGGCAGATGACTCCACGGTTTCCCACCGGCTCGCCCATGACGAGGACTCGGTGAGCCTGTGGCTCGATTCGGTCGACGAGACGCACCCCGAACGCGGTGCTCGACTGATCTGGTCGGACCGTCTGCAGGCTGGACTCGTCGAGGTTCTGGGCCTTCCGGCGAATGACCCGACCCGCTCGCAGTACCAGCTCTGGGTCGTCGATGCCGAGCGGCCCCACCAGGCCCGGCGCGTCCCGGCAGGCTTGTTCAACGTCAAGAACGACGGTGGCCCGACCGTGACGACGCTCATCGTCCGTCCGACGCTGCCCGTCGGCCATGCCGTCGCGTTTGCTGTGACGCGTGAGCCGGCCGGCGGATCGACTGACTGCGACTGGGGCGACCGACTGGTCCTGCACGTCGAGCTGCCCGATGACGAGCAAGGCGTCGCCACGTGGGGTCGACGAGCGGCCCCGCACTCGTAGCCCCAGCGTTGGCTCCAGGCCGACGACCCGCCTAGCCTGTCGGCCCCGCGGAGTGTGTCGATGGTCGACACGCCCTCGTCCGAACCGGCCCGCGTGCCCTGGTGCCACGCGACCCTGAGCCGGATCCAGCACGTCAGCCGATCGCAGCGTCGTCCGCGGGACGCCTGATCGCCGTGCCCGCACCGGGCGTCATCGAGAGGATGACGAGAGGTTTCCCATGGCCCGTTACACCGGCCCCAAGGTTCGACTGTCCCGCCGCGTCGGCGTCCCGATCGCCGACATCCCGAAGCACACGTCCAAGGAGCTCCAGCTCCCGGGCGTCCACGGCTACCGCGGCCGACGCAACACCGAGTACGGCATTCGCCTCATCGAGAAGCAGAAGCTCCGCTACCACTACGGCGTCCTCGAGAAGCAGTTCCGCACCACGCTCGACGCCGCCCGTCGCAGCAAGGGCAACACGGCAACGGTCTTCATCCAGCGGCTGGAGCGTCGACTGGACAACGTCGTTCGCCGCGTCGGCGCCGCCCGCACGATCTGGGCAGCCCGACAGATGGTCAACCACGGCCACGTGCTGGTCGACGGTAAGAAGGTCGACATCCCGAGCTACGTCGTCGAGCCGGGCATGGAGATCAGCTTCAAGGAGAAGGCCAAGCCGCTGGTCCGCGAGAACATGGAATCGATGGCCGGCCTGGAGATTCCGCCGTGGCTCGACTTCAACCCGAATGGCCTTGCCGCCAAGGTCCAGGCGTTGCCGGCACCCGAGGATGTGCCGTTCGAGGTCAACATGAACCTGATCATCGAGTTCTACCGGTAAGAACCGCCTGGTTGCAGCAAAAAAGCGTCCCGCTCCTTCGAGCGGGACGCTTTTCGTTTGCAGCTTGATCGAGCGGTCAGCCGCTATCGACGCAGCGAGCGGATCAGCAGCCATGCCGGGCGTTCGACGTCGCCGTCGTCGGCATCGAAGTCGGACGAGTCGTTCGTGTTGGCTCCGAGGTTCAGGAAGAAGCGATCGGCACCGATTCCGCCGACGAGCGTGTTGGCTCCGCGGGCACCGATGAGCGTGTCGTCGCCTTCGCCACCGTCGAGCTGGTCGTCGCCGAAGCCCGCCACCAGGAAGTCGTTGCCGCCCAGACCGACCAGGACGTCGTCGCCCGGTCCGCCGTGGAGGATGTTGCGGCCTTCGGTGCCGGTGATGGTGTCGTTGCCGAAGCCGCCTTGGACGAAGCCGGACGAGGTGATGGTGTCGTTGCCCGGGCCGCCGAGCACGCGGACCGGAACGCTGGCGTCGACGTCGATCGTGTCGGCCAGCTCGCGTCCGGCTATGCGGATCGCACGGACGTCTTCGACGGCGAAGGTGTCGACGGTGCCGTTGACGTCGACGGTGATGGTGCTGTCGACCTGGGTGACGGTGATGGCGTTTTCAACGCCGGCATCGCCCGCGACACGGAGCATGCCGAACGACGACAGGTCGGCGGCCAGCAGCTTTCGGCCTTCGAGGCCTTCGAATAGCGCGTTGGAGTTCACTGCGATTCCTCTCGCAAAAGGGTGTGCCGGCCTGAGGTCGAACGCCGAAGCGGCATTCGAGAGGGGCCCGCTGGCCGGTCACGGATTTAAACGCTCCGGCCACGCC comes from Planctomycetota bacterium and encodes:
- a CDS encoding STAS domain-containing protein → MPVDWSETVCVAHLADDPAFSDELDTLTHALEEDPRHAVLDMEGVTFLNSSNLAQLVGLRKLLQETDCRVIIASVADELWKTFELSRLDRLFERCESVALSLAKITLDA
- a CDS encoding sigma-70 family RNA polymerase sigma factor; this encodes MRSAALSPTWFRVVRREQSADRDAGVSRAEAPRQQPLLPRVADDVPGAVEACVDRYGGAIWNLVRRACTNHAEAEDACQDIFVDLWRHAARFDASLASEWTFVMTVARRRLIDRFRRQSRRIRPGAAGEQVLAGIDAEDVGPDESAIVSEDAKLARAAMVDLSDSQRRVIDMSIFGGMSYPEIADELGLPLGTVKTHARRGLLKLRSLLSNEN
- a CDS encoding choice-of-anchor tandem repeat NxxGxxAF-containing protein, encoding MNHPLKSLFALTLLAAPAAHAQVIFDTIALEGEVAPGTGGATYVGSFTSPTVNASGAVAFEALLAGGTNPTSNFGVYTVSPGGTQLLIRSGDAIPGTSLTFGDVDGSVIINADGEVAFGSSSAVLTADALGILTTVAFFRQTAPGVPELSPGVVESFQGLRDVSFNNAGQVSFSATTFNSFNNDFLYRTTPSGVLELAAQRNQSPPSGGLFASFEESDIADNGLIVFEGFVNSPPSGVGQQSLHTVDPSGVFETVIIEDVTAAPPEFGGNTFNNLGEPEFDAAGNIFFDGSVAFGGGVDGSNNEGLFVLDTAGNVTTLLREGTPVPGGIGTFDDPDNQTISDDGRFATVTEVKTPGLSDREALFVGSVNGISTPILLEGELFEVAPGDFRTIDDIDLITGGFAGDFIAVDLSFRDASNVTTNAIVLVTIPEPASVALLGLGGLTLLRRRR
- a CDS encoding anti-sigma factor; amino-acid sequence: MRLDSVKVAQQPWQQPRENDVPTTTDDEPSRRESSHSARPDVGKSDIPLPFDADALVVALDRLEELSADVVLQGGEVLTEAETAELRTLRRLLPAEADRLSHDLAAACGAVAGVGPGPDSRLIELDPKTDPGAVALPEEVRARTVGRLNGLARKVRQEKVARDQRWMSKLGLTGWLVAAVAVFGAGYLALELRWLSDRTIGIGPLMAMMSPVEHAADDSTVSHRLAHDEDSVSLWLDSVDETHPERGARLIWSDRLQAGLVEVLGLPANDPTRSQYQLWVVDAERPHQARRVPAGLFNVKNDGGPTVTTLIVRPTLPVGHAVAFAVTREPAGGSTDCDWGDRLVLHVELPDDEQGVATWGRRAAPHS
- the rpsD gene encoding 30S ribosomal protein S4, producing the protein MARYTGPKVRLSRRVGVPIADIPKHTSKELQLPGVHGYRGRRNTEYGIRLIEKQKLRYHYGVLEKQFRTTLDAARRSKGNTATVFIQRLERRLDNVVRRVGAARTIWAARQMVNHGHVLVDGKKVDIPSYVVEPGMEISFKEKAKPLVRENMESMAGLEIPPWLDFNPNGLAAKVQALPAPEDVPFEVNMNLIIEFYR
- the hisD gene encoding histidinol dehydrogenase, producing MPIQTIDLDAPGGAEAARQVVQRLRLDPRSLFQDDEKTSAVQGILEDVAERGDAAVVDAIRKFDDAQFEAENLVATPQELAAAADRVNGTLIGHLEQAIEQVRLYQQHVMPASAVPELERGGLRLGMRYMPIDSAGCYVPGGKASYPSSLIHLVVPAQVAGVGQIVVTTPASRFGQSDLVLAAAHLLGGPTLVRCGGPAAVAALAFGTERVPRVDKIVGPGNSYVQIAKRLVSGGVGVDGFLGPSEVLVFADDSADAAFVASDLLAQAEHDPGSCFLLTSDKSLPQRVEAELDRQLNELSRRSAAEKALVEESAIIVASDESALFELASELAPEHLSVQTRDPRQTLASLPHAGCAFLGPWSPVAVGDYVAGPSHCLPTNTTARFGGGISVFEFLKRGGIVQYDEASLRHDASAAAELADAEGLDGHAKSVRLRLTRP